Genomic window (Cotesia glomerata isolate CgM1 unplaced genomic scaffold, MPM_Cglom_v2.3 scaffold_245, whole genome shotgun sequence):
CCCCCACCTTTCATGAGTCGTCCAGTGTCTGGGTGAATTAAATTCCGATCTCttctaaaaataacaaaatcttTGAGATTAAATACAGAgttatcataattatctttaagCCAAGTTTCAGTTAATGCAATAATGTGAGGTTGAATCTCAGCAACTAGACTTAAAAATTCTGCAATGTGGCTATTTagactattaatatttaaacttaataattttaaagataaggattttttaatttcaggcTCAGTTAAATCAATATAACGTTAATCAAGATTATGTAGATCTACTTCAGAGCGAATTTTGATTTTCTCTGAAGAATCatctttttttacaaaaatagaGCCATCTCGCACccatatatacttatattttaattcattcgTTTTGTTTTTTGCGATTAGTAATAGTTTGTACGTTTCAGGATGTAGAAattcatttagaaaaatgttaccTCTATAAGAGTCACCGACAATAGTCGAAAAGACTTTTTTGATTGgcaagatttttaatttacgtcTGGATTCTATGATAAAATCACGGACTTGAGGTGATTTAAGTTTAAGTACATAAGAATGTGAGACAGGTCTATttctatcattatttatattagtaTTTCTGTTACTATTAGTAGggtttgattttttatctattttacgAATACTTAATATatcttgttttaaattattaacatttagcACTTCGAAAACTTTATCTGCAATGTCTGAAGGTGATAATTCCGTTGCCACTGGTTCTGGAACACCGGAGATGATTAGTTCAGATGTTTGTTGAACGACGGTCGAGGAAGTCATCGGTGTTTGCGACGTTAATgccataattttttctgataaaGCTTGCGAATTAGTTATAGTTTCATCTTTTAGTTTTTCAAAGTTCGATTTCAATTCTGTTATTGTTttgaattatcaattaaatccGAGGTAAGTTTGACTACTTGGTCTTTAGTCTCAGAATGTTTACTATGTAATTCATCAAGACGcttatttaaattgtcaaaCTTTGAAGACATTTCATTAACTTTCTTAGTAATATGAGTAGATATAGTTGTCATTAAaagtgttaatttttcatctgtTGATTTGTTAAACCAACCATCCGGCAATTCATTTTGCGACTCGGAATTTGTTGCTCCAGAATTTTGTATCACTTGATTTGTTAATTCAGCCATTGTAAGTGAAGATGAAGTTGGAGAATCAAATACTGAGTCACTAGCAGGTGATAATAAAAATGCTGGAGAAGTAGAAGAGAATGTACTTGGATTTTGATTTGTTTTTGAGACTAAAGCTGGAGAACTAGTCGATGATTTTGCTGATTTAAAGCTTGAAGTAGACGAGTTAGTTGAATTCACAGATTTAAGAGAAGCAAGGCGACTATTTTTATCTGTGAATTTGAGTCAAGCTCGTTTTAATAAGTATCCAAATTTATTCCTACAACAACAATCTACACAAAACAACAACAAAATACACTCCAGGCATAGATATAAatcacataaaaaattttaattatgaacAATTCATCAATGATGATGAAGACccggataaaatttatgtagtTGAGTGGCACGATTCAGTAAAAGAACCACTGGGTGGTTGGACGTGCTATAGTGCCCAAGTTATTGCGGTCTCAGGTAATGTTTGAACGTTAATAACCAAGAtacttttatgataaataaatatgatctatctattttctatatttttatagattcTCTAgtcaagttaaataaaaaacttaaagcTATTGATGGAATTCAATCTCCTAAACGTTGTGTTGCTCATGAGGTAACTGAAGAAAGTGGACCCAGTAAAAATGACATtcctgaaaaaaatgaaaaagcaACAGTTAATGAGCCAGAAGTGgtaagataaattaaacaatgcTTAATAAATAGCATCTTTATAGAATTTTAtcatgaaatatatttttcatggaATAAACTGAAGTTCTTTTGCAATTATCAAGTTGtacatacataaattttttcaggtaGTATGTGATACTGAAATTGACAAGAGTCCGAAGgttaaacgtaaaaaattatttgatgacAGTAAGGTTAGTTTTACAAATGATAGTTTATGAATCGTATCAATTATCTATCTAaatccaatatttattatcgagTTCAGAAGAGATTGAAATTCTAAATGATGGAAAATCAAAGACTACTGAATCATTATCTCCTCCCAGTGTTAATGACGGTGAATTTAAAGATTCAGatgttgaaataattaaaggcAAGGATGTAAAACCATCAGGTACATCTGAATTTGTAACTAAACAAGAACTATCAGAAGGTTGGTAGTTAACTTTATTACATCTTTATAAATACTTACATTAAAAAACTTCTGCTCTTATTAgcagtattaaaattataaaataccttACAGCTATTACAATGGCAGTTAATAAAATTCTGTCAGCAATGCCATCAACATCATCAGCTACCTCAACACTGCGTGCTAATCCGTCAAAAAACTAAACATacacaaaaaagaaaaatgatatggtatatttttgattactttctatattttgaattattgaataacCAAGGGCgagaattattataaaaaagatttattattattttacttctgTTAAATATGTGGTTGAATCAGGTGAACCAGGAAGAAACATTTTTGTTACGGCTGATCAGTGGAGAGCAGCGGAATCGGCAAATCACAGCTTACAGCAATGACTACATCATTGTTGGCTTCAGTGTTTTCAACTGATGAGCTCATTAGCCAAATGTAACTACAAAGGTGgagttaaaaattctaaagataAGTCGATTGTACACTCTGGATTAGAAAATACTGACAAGTTGAAGGCTATTAAAGCtgtatgataatttaattaagtttagtaatacaatttttatctatgatacaaaaatagtaaaaaataacataactTAATACTGTTAGAAACCGTCAATAACCGATTCAAACGACAGTTCAATAATACAGAATTCGGAAAATGCATTAATGTCAAAATGCAATAAATTATTGTCCTTAATAATACATCaaaggtaaaataaaaaattttcaaattaatttgtttattttgagtgtataaaaagtaaaatatatttttattattgcagAGAGACTAGAAACCAAGTCGACACAAGAAAAAAAGAGGAAGATGATCAAAAAAAGAAtagtaaatattcaaatagttgaaaatttatagaCACTAAaatctctttttatttttataaaaattaatattttaaaagtttttattttgattttgatttgacgcagttttcaatacttacttttaataatattcagtatttaaatactgaatgttttttcttcttcaaattatttttctttaattgaaatttctgctttatattttaatgattaacagtttaataaatttataacttaacgtaataaaatgtttataattattcaaagatttgaaaaaataatcgtgATTTGTATCCGATTATATATCCGGATATATGTGCGCTTTTATAAGGAGACAGACATATAT
Coding sequences:
- the LOC123274166 gene encoding uncharacterized protein LOC123274166 — protein: MKLENQILSIDINHIKNFNYEQFINDDEDPDKIYVVEWHDSVKEPLGGWTCYSAQVIAVSDSLVKLNKKLKAIDGIQSPKRCVAHEVTEESGPSKNDIPEKNEKATVNEPEVVVCDTEIDKSPKVKRKKLFDDSKSSEEIEILNDGKSKTTESLSPPSVNDGEFKDSDVEIIKGKDVKPSGTSEFVTKQELSEAITMAVNKILSAMPSTSSATSTLRANPSKN